In Asterias amurensis chromosome 4, ASM3211899v1, one genomic interval encodes:
- the LOC139935957 gene encoding protein arginine N-methyltransferase 9-like — translation MDEMQSDPSEPPLDVPTTDEVLSMIDASLATGDLGQAFRGYLFLLQADPGCKDRIRDDFGTVLHQWADCLEAGGGSREDALWCFEMSLRLWPDNAEIHNNMGAFYFRLGHHEEAATCFRLALEIDPSYTNAQKNLSNVVCSPVKGWHFPMLNDKKRNACYQTAITKAITQGHDTVLDIGSGTGILSMFAVQSGAKSVVACEGSKEMVKLSHDVLAANQMQDKIHLLNKLSTDMSVPEDIPKRVSLVVTEIFDAGLFGEGVISTLQHAWQHLLLPPETSETQDVGSYGKVIPSRAVVYAQVIQCEYIRKQNRFLQDKICNLDVSNLGDIQEKSAEYQPSDEKEPYTSERLQNLPLGYQALTPAIRVLEVDFNNPQIITSEHPSTTWRHVDFPVIASGKVDAVISWFDLVLDDMEVLSTSPHDSSCWEQAVFPVNSFIKSNGSCKESLHVSEQDTIIVAVSCSDDCLHLKCADITHHASSKMKSTPASTPTLTQEEVMEKMVTSFRENVSTQCQRSCDLVEGVQLERASENVGGADFSKGGAIATSNSCPSCDDLTPDTIAILNDNKLQNCFYKAITSLMDASQESEDSRSCSPSKSHDESATSQFAVLDISSCVSMTGLFAAKHHPTTRVCIPSSTPTNRNVIETIARTNMLEGCLDLEAESHPLSPSSEAMWDVLVTDLVSPCGTLRERVLEDIAVGRVCALKPTGTLLPGSMSVFAMCVECASLQTDSQVIGDGPTMGLKIAKFINKYKVSTFLDIHLSSRASKQLSQPFLLFHLDFNEKQEPGSSDLPSFVKPSVVRQFQATEDGTITAVPFWFNINVDPSNNVNTLDNDTHWNQAAYLLPEGRDVRKGDQIKVSARIEDSSFIIEVDVG, via the exons ATGGATGAGATGCAGAGTGATCCCAGCGAGCCTCCCTTAGATGTTCCCACCACAGATGAAGTCCTCTCAATGATCGACGCCAGCCTAGCCACCGGTGATCTCGGCCAGGCCTTCCGAGGGTACCTCTTCCTCCTCCAAGCTGATCCCGGATGCAAGGATCGCATCAGGGATGACTTCGGCACCGTTCTCCATCAGTGGGCGGATTGTCTGGAGGCGGGAGGGGGGAGCAGAGAGGATGCCCTGTGGTGCTTTGAGATGTCTCTGAGACTGTGGCCCGATAATGCGGAGATACACAACAACATGGGAGCGTTTTATTTCAG ACTCGGTCATCACGAAGAAGCGGCAACCTGCTTTCGTCTCGCTCTGGAAATCGACCCGAGCTACACCAACGCTCAGAAAAACCTCTCTAACGTAGTCTGTTCACCTGTCAAAGGATGGCACTTTCCGATGCTGAATGATAAGAAGAGGAATGCTTGTTACCAGACTGCTATCACTAAGGCCATCACGCAAGGACACGATACTGTCTTAGATATTGGGTCTGGGACCGGAATTCTTAG TATGTTTGCAGTGCAGTCGGGGGCTAAGTCGGTCGTTGCATGTGAGGGATCCAAAGAAATGGTGAAGCTGTCACATGATGTCTTAGCAGCCAATCAGATGCAAGATAAGATCCACCTTCTGAATAAATTATCAACAGACATGTCAGTTCCAGAGGACATCCCGAAAAG AGTGTCTCTTGTGGTTACAGAAATCTTTGACGCTGGTCTGTTCGGAGAAGGCGTTATTTCTACCCTCCAGCACGCCTGGCAACATTTATTGCTGCCCCCAGAGACCTCAGAAACTCAG GATGTTGGTAGTTACGGCAAAGTGATTCCATCAAGAGCAGTCGTCTATGCTCAAGTTATCCAGTGTGAATAcatcagaaaacaaaacag ATTCTTACAAGATAAGATATGCAACCTGGACGTATCCAACCTTGGTGATATTCAAGAAAAGTCAGCGGAGTACCAGCCAAGTGACGAGAAGGAACCTTACACATCAGAGAGACTTCAGAACCTTCCTCTGGGTTACCAGGCGCTGACACCAGCAATCAGAGTGTTAGAGGTAGACTTCAATAATCCACAG ATAATTACATCAGAACATCCAAGTACAACCTGGAGACACGTTGACTTCCCAGTCATCGCTAGTGGCAAGGTGGATGCGGTCATATCATGGTTCGATCTTGTCCTAGACGACATGGAAGTATTGAGTACCTCACCACATGATAGCTCCTGCTGGGAGCAGGCAGTGTTTCCTGTGAATTCCTTTATAAAATCCAATG GAAGCTGCAAAGAATCTTTGCATGTCAGCGAACAGGACACCATCATTGTGGCTGTATCATGCAGTGACGACTGCCTCCATCTCAAATGTGCGGACATTACCCATCATGCATCATCCAAAATGAAGTCCACACCTGCGTCGACGCCCACCTTAACACAGGAGGAAGTAATGGAGAAAATGGTTACCAGCTTCAGAGAAAATGTGAGCACccagtgtcaaaggtcatgtgaCTTGGTTGAGGGTGTGCAACTTGAAAGAGCGAGTGAGAATGTGGGCGGGGCAGATTTTTCGAAGGGCGGGGCAATTGCCACCTCGAACTCATGCCCTTCATGTGATGATTTAACTCCAGATACTATAGCAATTCTCAACGATAACAAACTTCAGAATTGCTTTTATAAGGCCATCACTAGCTTGATGGATGCTTCACAAGAATCGGAAGATTCAAGATCATGCAGTCCTTCGAAAAGCCACGACGAGTCGGCGACATCACAGTTTGCCGTGCTGGATATATCAAGCTGTGTGTCTATGACCGGACTTTTTGCAGCCAAACACCATCCCACCACCAGAGTCTGCATCCCATCTAGCACACCTACAAACAGAAATGTTATAGAGACGATTGCCAGAACCAATATGTTAGAGGGTTGTTTGGATTTAGAGGCGGAGTCACACCCGTTGAGTCCATCTTCTGAAGCAATGTGGGATGTCCTGGTGACTGATTTGGTATCCCCCTGTGGTACTCTTAGGGAAAGAGTGCTGGAAGACATCGCTgttggaag GGTGTGTGCGTTGAAACCAACTGGTACACTCCTACCAGGATCAATGTCTGTCTTCGCAATGTGTGTAGAGTGTGCCAGCCTACAAACAGACAGTCAAGTCATCGGAGACGGACCAACCATGGGATTGAAGATCGCAAAGTTCATCAATAAATACAAG GTGTCAACATTTCTTGACATCCACCTGTCCTCCCGAGCCTCCAAGCAGCTCAGTCAACCCTTCCTACTCTTCCATCTCGATTTCAACGAGAAGCAAGAACCAGGTTCATCCGATCTCCCCAGCTTCGTCAAGCCATCTGTGGTCCGACAATTCCAAGCCACGGAAGATGGTACGATAACAGCTGTACCGTTCTGGTTCAATATTAACGTTGATCCGTCGAATAACGTGAATACATTGGACAATGATACTCACTGGAACCAAGCTGCGTATTTACTTCCTGAAGGTCGAGACGTCAGGAAGGGGGATCAGATCAAGGTGTCTGCTAGAATTGAGGATAGCAGTTTCATCATTGAAGTTGATGTTGGGTGA